TCGCGCTAAAAAGGTAGCTGGCTTCGGTATAGCTTGCAGGTGATAGGAAGGTTTGCCAGGTGATATGAAGTGTGTCCATGCACGGTGTAATCAGAAAGGTGCAAGAAAGtaaaaattttgatttcatGTTTTACTCATTGTTGGCTACAAGAAAACATAAAGACTTTTGACATTTTACTCAGTACTTATTTCTACAGGGGTAAAGTCGGTATCTTGATGACATATTATAgccatacagggtttcccacgattgattggttggttcccataattttttggtagctgttcatctttttttggtgtgttcccACGGTTTTCTGGGCGTTTCCCAGATTTTTTtagttcaattgtattgatatcctaTCGGACGattccaaaaaaatatgggaacgaaccaaaaacctATGAgatacgatgaataaatcAAGATACGAGCCCAACAAATGTtcggaaccaaccaataaatcatgGGAAACACTGTAATTGGTACAATTACCCTGCTACgaaaatttgtttaaaaaatctatataaactGATATGCCCAAACTACTTCGGATTGTTCCACAAATGTACTAGTTTTAATGTGATTTATTCAGAAGTCAACTTGAAAGTGAGTCATGAGGTGCAATCAAGCTGCGTTTTATACTACGTCAATGGATGCTATGATTTACCATATATTTCGTATAACTTATTTGACACCTTTTTACAATTAAGAAACAAAGGTCAAAACCATCACTTACCACATTCATTTTTGTATTGTCAATTGTCATCATCTTtcttcatcacacacacacacacacacacacacacacacacacacacacacacacacacacacacacacacacacacacacacacacacacacacacacacacacacacacacacacacacacacacacacacacacacacacacacacacacacacacacacacacacacacacacacacacacacacacacacacacacacacacacacacacacacacacacacacacacacacacacacacacacacacacacacacacacacacacacacacacacacacacacacacacacacacgcacacacacacacacacacacacacacacacacacacacacacacacacacacacacacacacgcacgcacgcacacacgcacacacgcacacacgcacgcacacacgcacacacacacacacacacacacacacacacacacacgaattaGGTTGTTTTTTGGATTCTATTTCCTTTATTCTTACacattgttttttctttgttttctatCGACTGAATAACTAATCActcaaaatgaaatgaaaacccTTTCTACGTCCATCACGGACTATCCTATTTCATTGAATCTGCGTCGTGTCGCCAGAGAACGGCGCGCTGTAGAAATACAATTAAACTAATCAACCAACCGGCAAGTGGATTTAATTGGCCTGTGAACGAAAAACGATgcaaaaataggaacaaaaacacatacacatacgtacgtacgtacgaTGAGCAATGAGAAGGTATGCTTTGAAATATGTATACACATTCACGCGCATCACAAATGCACCAACGTGGACGTGGTTGACCGCTTCCGTCCGCTTGCCATGCCCCGTTGGTGCATCTGATGTGCTTCGTGAACAAAGAGCGATAGGAAAATAGGATATAGGATCAAAATTTTAACACCGTCCCAGTTCGCTTCCCAAATCAATACAGCGGTGGGAGGTGGGACTGTGTCATTTCCGGTTCGGCGTTTGAGTGAAGGACATTGAGATGGAAAATTTATGGACCAATCAAAGCCCCACTATACTGACCTGCACCGTCATCGGAAAGCAGCTGAAAGTGGCCCCGTTCGTCCATCCGTAGGCGACTCCATTTCGTTAGTGGCGTCGGATCTGTCCACCGATGGATGGTGGCGGGTTTTGTAATTGTGGAGAAAAAGACACTTGCGGTTAGGTGGATCGGATCGGCCAGAAAAACGCGGGCTTTCAATTGTGGTGTAGCGGTCCCGAAcgcattccccccccccaccctcctCCTCCCGTTGTTTGTGGTTACCGAATCCGTGAGCAAACCCACTTACCGTAATAGATGGTTTCGCGCTTGCGGATGTAACCGGAATCGGGCACGGTCAGCACGCAGCCGATCGAGGTCGGTGAGATGAGCAAATGTTTATCGATTTTCCCGTAAACGGTCTTATTGTACATGTGGTTTGCATCGGCGGTGACCAGTGTGCGCGAGCTGACCAGGAACAGATTACCGCTAACGCTGTGTGTTTTCGGGTAGTGGGCCCCAAAATGGAAAGGAAGAAACGGGAAATGATGATCAGATCAAACATTTAACCAATATAGTGGCACAGGTGCAATGTTCGAATGTTGGCATCCTAGGGTAAAAGGGACCGCCACCGTTTCGATGCACTTACATCAGCAGCAGGTTCGGCTCGGGGTATACCATGAACACGCTGCACTTGATTAATAGCATGTTATCACTTTCGCCATCATTTTCGTAGTGTAGGAGTAACGTTTTTTCGGGCACTGGAAAGAGAGGACACAAGCATTAACAGTTTGTAATGAACTATCCCGGGCGCGTGCGGTGGACAAAGCTGCACCGTTCGGGTGCTTTATTCCCTGTAAAACGTTGCCATTTCGGCGAGTACTGCGCTGTGCAATGCAATGAGCTGAAAACGAAAATTTTGTTCCGATACTCCGATTGGTCAGAAGGATGTAAAATTAATTCATGGAAATATAATATTCCATTCGGGGTCTATAGGCCAATTTCATTGTCAGCCCATTTCCTGTAGCACACAGCGCCGGCTTTTAATcattaatttgaataattctGACGATATTCATTATTTATGAGTAAGTGAGGAAGCGTGAGTATTGCAGCACAAGCGAACGCAATACTCTAGTTTACTTCAGAGAAAGTCAATGCAGTTCGGTGGTGGGATGTGGAATTTATGTTTGATAGTATCTTTGTTATTCATATGTGTCCTATATTTAGGTTGATACAAATAGTTTGGTTAAAAATACAGGggggaaaaacaacacattaaTTTATCGGGATTCTTATGCACAACAGGTGATTggtgaatttaaataaaaaaattgctaGATAAAGCACAAGGAAACCATAAGGAATGTTGAATTATCTGGAGGTATAACCATAGTTTTgcacaattattttaatttattacttCGCACCTAATATTTTGATTAGTGTACAATGAAATGAGTGATAATGGATGAAAATacatttgtattttatttacagtCAATTTTCAAGACTAATTTATTACTATTTGCCATATACCTCTGCAATGGATGTATGGCTTTTTTGCCATACATAGTAaaaaccagtgctgcaaaatatcaTGAGCATGACGAGatattcaccaacgaaaacaatgaatatATCCGTGTTAGCTTGATCTCATTGCTGATGCTCAATACAGGTGCGTCATGGCATGCCGAACGCGACATGCTAATGCTTAAGTCCAACGCGATCCTCTcactgacaagcttagcttaatgccggcgcaagcataatcatgatttttctggctgtgaacaatGCTaccagctcacgtacacaactgagatgatcagagttaagactcaaacagttggtggaccAATCACAGTCTTGatgatattttgtttagcacccaacttgATCACTagcttggtcacgacattttctTCCAAtaataatcacgacattcttggaatatacttggtgtgtgatgcaaaaaatgagcagcaaaatgagcatgctttatCTTCTGTCTGATGTGATAGTGTGTTGAGTCAAACAGAGTGAGAAACTATgctaattttgtttcttgaaaCCACTCGCACGCCCCGCATATCtatcgcgatgatcaccgactgaaaatgtcgcgactgACCAAGaattggttgcacacaatgtcaccaagcatgtgaaggtcgcaacaactgtttgagtctcacctcggATCATCACaatagagctcgtgacgctgtcattattttgtttcagccggaatttgtcatgattaTGTCAATgacattttgcttttttttatcacagtaaaaaaagtcatgacataatgactgaccaagcgacgGTCGCAAATATGTCACGAAGCATGCATTcgtcacaccaatcgtttagagtatcacctctgattgattgatgattgagtacgtgacgctgatatggatttttttcagtcagatttgtgtatgacattgatagtgatattttgcagcactggtaaAAACCCTAATGAAGAACCCGATAATTAAAGTGAATAAGAAAgtgaatttttgaatttaatattATGTAATGATGTAAATTATATCTGATTAAATTTGTATGTTTTAACACTAGAGGTAGGCGGGGAACACTGGCACAAATGGCActgttaaatatatttttctgtATCCCATtggataatatttattttctctGTTATGATAACGATAACGGATATGATCTGATGACGGCGAccaatgtttttttatctctcattaacgaaaaaaatagatGTAAACTTTAACAACAAATTAACAACAAATATAAGTgtataaaatgaaattaaaaaaccAACATCAATAGTCGTGCAAATATTGTGTGGGGTAAAATGGTCTCGTTACGTTCGATACGCTAACGTAATCATAGATAaatgtcatgtgcttggacacacattatttttttctttaaatatttggtaaaaataacatcgtttcaacaaattattttatttatttattttttcttaatcTTAGGTCATAAAATGTTTATGGTGGGCATCAAACATtgtatttgatgtttttcGATCGTTAGAAGTCATTGTAAATTTGTAAGTTGGCCAATAATGCAGGTGACCATTTCGCTCCACCTAACCATTTGTCCCAGGTTCCCCTATATTGGTAAGACTTTGAGATTGGTTGTAAATAACCATGTAGTTTAACAAAATTTTTCACAGAAAAGAGAATACGCTTTTAACAATGCATCCTGTTGTATGCTAATTCCTTTGTAAAAGCTAAAGAGTCCTTTTGTGGTTGAATATTCGCAAGTTTTACATTCGACGGAAGTAATTtctcaaaacacaaaactgaTCAGCGTTTTGTATTTGCATTAATAATGAAAGTAGTTTATACGACATCGAACTGAAGAAATCAGTAGAGATAAATAAGTTAAATATTTTCCTGAATGGCACTAAGCTCATTTATACAATTATACTATAAAAgatccataaaaaaatatgttcattGCGGTCATAGTTGAAACGTAATAAAACCAATAATGTAACAATAAAGTCAGTAATAAAAGAATTTTATAAAACCATCGTTTTCTATTTACCCGCAAATTGCCAACATCCGGAAACATCTTGAAGAAACTATAAATAGCCACTACACCGGTACGATGCAAAGGCAAACCCTAGCGCTGCAACCTAATATACCGCTCCACATTCCTGTCCACCCGTTGGGCGCTTGAAGATGTAAATCAATAGATGCGATTACATCGTAAAATAAGCACAACGCAACACGATCCACCAGCTGACGTTTGCGAAAGCTTACGAAGGCACATTCCTTCAGGAAAGGTAATTACATCCGAGGCCTAATCGAATCACATACCATCACTACCACACCACTTGTGGGGAAGTGGCTGGTGCGGAAGGAGGAATCGTTCCGTCTATGACAGATATCGAGCGCCATGGGAGTGGGCGGGCGTAGGATAGCATAGGATaccgtacgtacgtacgtactTACCGACAATCTGAAACCGCGCCATTCGCCGATCGAACGAATCGTACGTCTGCACCGAACACATGTATTCGCCGCTGTGGTTCAGCTTCGGATTACGTATTACCAAGGCACGGTACTTGTAGTTGATGGAATCGGACATCGAGTAGTTGGTCTGCAGCTCGTTCTTGAACTGGTTCTGTGCGTCGCGAGACGGCCGTTGTTTTTCCACCGCCGAGGAAGTAATCCAGCAGGAAAGCATGTTCGAGAGAAAATGAACATTGGCATGGCATAAAGTGCTTCAAGCGGTTCGACCTCACTGTATACTCGCTAACGTGTACGAGGGGACATGATGGTATTAGAATTATGGATGGATTTGCAAGTGCGTGTACAGTACGATGCAGAGTATGATGGCCGTAAAGTTTATTAAATTGTTACATGTTTTcattaaatgtttgtttatttattagatGATGTGCAATTATCGCAACATCGCTGTTAATCAAGTTAAATCGAAAGATATACGATGTTTTTTATTAGTTCTATACGTGTTAAAGAATGTTATGCAGTAATAAATAAGGTTATTTTGTACAGcaaattgcatatttttaggCGCATTTGTTACATACAAATAGTAAGCATAGAAAAACTATACAAAAATACATAAGACGAGTCaaatgtaaaattaataattcacATTCACGTGAATTTTTTAACTATTACTGTCTCCTGAAGATTGATGACGGTAAGATTTCGAAGAAATAATACATCCAAATTTGCACACCCGGTACCATCATCTAGCGCATCACACTGTACCGCACACCTCATGGAATGCTATTTTACGATCGAAGACGTTAATGAAGAGCAAAGCCAGCTGCTTCTACAGCGACAGAGTCACGGTGGGAATGTATGTGGCTTGTGCGTACTGCCCCATTACGCCTTACCATTCCGACCGGTGTCCGGGACGGTATCCACTGGTAGATGAGCTTCTTGTTGAAGTACCACTTGAGCACGAAGCCGCATTCGCGCGCCTTAATCTCATACTGACAGTCCATGATGAGTGGCTTCAGGCCGGTGTCGGTTGTGAAGTTCAGTTCGCTCGGCACTGTAGACACGCTGGCGGGTAGCTGTTGAACGGTGGTGGATGTCATCGGCAGACCGGTGGTAACATCGTCATCTTCCCCATCACCACCCACACCATACTGTACCACCGACGGGGGTGTGCTGGATCCGACCACATCGTAAGTGCTCCGATCGAGGACGTACGTCTTCGGTACGTTTAGGTTCGTTATGTGCACGGACTGGTACGCTGCAAATGAGTAAAGCGGGAAAATGGGAATCAGCCCAGGTACAAACTCGCACTACGGGCCGGTAGATCTACACCTACACACTGCTCATATGGTGGTTAGATTATAATTTTATGCAATTTCCCTCCCCCCCAACGAGCGGGTGGGTTCCATTTTGGTTTGCGAAGCCGAATACATTTAGCCCTGTTCTGCAAACCGCCGCTCGGTACTAAACACCGTTGCAGCAATCACCTTCGCCGAGCAATCCGCCAACACAAACCCCCTCCCCGAGCACACATCGGGGAACGATTGCATCGAAAAGCAAAGCTACCAATACCGATGTCACGCggaataatcatcatcatttgcatGTAAATTCATTTATCTTAATCACGGTGAACTTTGCGGCGCCGGGCAGTGTACGAAGGGGTAGTGCGAATCCTCCACTCCCATCATGGGAATGATTTTACGAGGAAAAGCGTTGGGAAAATGGCGCGACTTTCAACACGCCCTACCGCCAGTACGGTTCGCTCACGTGCGGAGCTGTCTACTCGAAGCAGgcggtggaaaatgaaaattcgtttcgtttcgcgaGACGAGATTGATGTAGCAAAAAGGTACACAGCACATGCTGTGCGATTTGCTGTTGTGCTGGTAGTCATGTTAAAAAGCATAACCGTAACTATCGTCCACACCCCTTTGCTTGCTTCTCTCGCTACCTTCCTCCAGGGTGCAGCAGAACGGGTGAGGTGGGTGGTTtgagaacaagaaaacagCGTGGGCAAAGCACTTGCTTAAGAATATGAATATTTCATTCAACTCGTGCCCCTTTCTTATGTTTTACGGTATGCTTTACGCGTAACTTTGTTGCGCGAACAATGTTTACGCCACGTAagggggagaagaaaaaaaaacacggagatagtctttgtttctttttttttatctctatcTTTTGTACTTTTCTGTCATGGTTCTGCCATTGCACGCGGGAACGTGGCGGTGTGTTGTGTAATGTTCTGCACGATTAATGGAGCAAAATCTTGAATACTAAACTCCATCCCATCGTCACACCATCGTTGCAGCAGCTTGTTTATTATTGTGTAGTGGTGTGAAATGAAACACATCTGTAAAACAGCACGAAATGCCCGAAATGAAAAAGCATAAAGCGTGGATAGAAAACCATAACCATTATCACCCTTCGGTCGGTGGAAGCGATGGGAAGTTGAGTTTGCTAATGAAatttgaaacttttttttgtacattcttAACAGTGATGATGGATCATTGTTTTAgcgaaaataaatttaatcccTCCTCCGGGGAAGCTCAATTCCCATtttatgtttactttttttattttgttgttttttctgtgtgccgtAATACAACTAGCTTTCTTTGTAATGCATCCCGGTTTTATTTGTATgctgtgttgttttgcattcATACCTTCCGCCTCAGTTTCTGCTTGCCAAAGTTGCAATAGTTTTCACACCAACTCAAAAGCGTGCTGCAACCATCCACCCAGTAAGCGCCTGCAGCTTATGCAATAGTGATTTGTTTTTACGGGAACGGACAActcgcacaacaacaaaatggaaaaccgACCAGTGCGCTGGGGACCACTCAACTTCAGCCTTGACGTGCCCGGTTGCTTTTAGTGCAATTAAAGCAATATCAATACGATGTAGCCTCATCGCATTTCGGGGATGGCAGTCAAGggtccgttccgttccgttcctgtGTTCCTGCATACTACTCAGGGCTCAGGGAATTGGAAAAATGCATGATAAACTTGCTGCACTGTACTGTGCACCAGCCGGACGCTGGAGAGATATCGACTCTCGGTTGCAAGGCTACCGGCGGccagctctcggcaggggaaTACGAAACGGAAGCGGGTTGGAGGTAGAaagtttaattcaatttcattcCACACCACCAAGTGCAGCAAGCGGTCAAGTGGGTCAAAGTTGTCGTGCTGGCTAGGGGTAGGGTGCTTGCAAGGGGGATGCCGGGTGGTGTAGCTTACACTTTAACGTCCACCTTTTCGCATctggtgctgtgtgtgtatgtgtggcatGAAGCGGGTAAGAAGAAGGTGGTGCAGAGAGAATGCAAACGTGGCACTGTGTCCGTGGTATCGGTATCGGTGAGGTATCGGTATTGTTTGCTTAATACCAGCCACCGGGCGCCTCCATTGTGTGCTGTACTGTAAGATAGCAGAGAATGTTTAGTTCGATGTTTGTAACAAAAGGTTTGAAAAAGGTTCTTCTTGTGTTGTGCATTTTACATTTCAAATGATGGGCCAATCCCATGCtatatctgtcaaatttaagGCTTAAAAACGTACTCCTCTTCAGTTAGTATCTCGCGAATGGATGGCTTAAGTGAGCCACATTAGTCACAGAGGCAGTCCTAGATCGACTACGCTTGATGCACACGCATGATAATGATAGGAAGAACCAgaaatttaatattaatttaaatagccACTAAAATGTTCATCTATTTACATcagttt
This region of Anopheles merus strain MAF unplaced genomic scaffold, AmerM5.1 LNR4000066, whole genome shotgun sequence genomic DNA includes:
- the LOC121601329 gene encoding uncharacterized protein LOC121601329 is translated as MFGINLFNSVLTVFVFAQAYQSVHITNLNVPKTYVLDRSTYDVVGSSTPPSVVQYGVGGDGEDDDVTTGLPMTSTTVQQLPASVSTVPSELNFTTDTGLKPLIMDCQYEIKARECGFVLKWYFNKKLIYQWIPSRTPVGMNQFKNELQTNYSMSDSINYKYRALVIRNPKLNHSGEYMCSVQTYDSFDRRMARFQIVVPEKTLLLHYENDGESDNMLLIKCSVFMVYPEPNLLLIVSGNLFLVSSRTLVTADANHMYNKTVYGKIDKHLLISPTSIGCVLTVPDSGYIRKRETIYYDPTPLTKWSRLRMDERGHFQLLSDDGAGQLNPLAGWLISLIVFLQRAVLWRHDADSMK